In a single window of the Candidatus Nanosynbacter featherlites genome:
- a CDS encoding type 1 glutamine amidotransferase has translation MTTITIIQLYPKDMNLYGDWGNTLVLKKRLEWRGFNVEIIDHNPGDATDFSTGDIFVGGGGQDAGQLAIQDDLLSRGEELKTLANDGVPMLLICGMYQLFGRQFITNDGSVIRGIGVLPVETTAGEERLIGNITLESERFGTIVGYENHSGQTFLDDTVQPLGKVVRGAGNNTTDGTEGVQFNNVIATYLHGSLLPKNPKIADFLIAKALERRGISAEDLKPLDVDTLAQTAQQVAAERPR, from the coding sequence ATGACAACGATCACCATCATCCAACTATATCCTAAAGACATGAACCTCTACGGCGACTGGGGCAACACTTTGGTGCTCAAAAAAAGGCTGGAGTGGCGAGGCTTTAATGTCGAAATCATTGACCACAATCCAGGAGACGCAACTGACTTTTCAACTGGAGATATCTTTGTCGGCGGTGGCGGACAAGACGCCGGGCAGCTGGCCATTCAAGACGACTTGCTATCACGCGGTGAGGAATTGAAAACTCTGGCAAATGACGGCGTTCCCATGTTGCTCATCTGTGGTATGTATCAGTTGTTTGGACGACAATTTATTACCAATGACGGTTCTGTCATCCGCGGCATTGGCGTGCTACCAGTGGAAACAACCGCCGGAGAGGAACGACTCATCGGCAACATCACCCTGGAGAGCGAACGATTTGGCACAATCGTTGGCTACGAAAATCACAGCGGCCAGACATTTTTGGACGACACAGTTCAGCCACTGGGCAAGGTAGTCCGTGGCGCTGGCAATAATACTACTGATGGTACCGAAGGGGTCCAATTCAATAACGTCATAGCAACCTACCTGCATGGATCGTTATTGCCGAAAAATCCAAAGATAGCTGATTTTTTGATAGCCAAAGCTCTAGAACGCCGCGGTATATCTGCCGAAGACCTCAAACCACTTGACGTTGATACCCTGGCGCAGACAGCGCAACAAGTTGCGGCTGAGCGACCTCGATAA
- a CDS encoding Mur ligase family protein codes for MIRHIVTTAIGKAVRGGMRLRGGGSALPGLVVEKIDSGFIPRALQDLPYGVVVVSGTNGKTTTTKIVVELLEATGLKVFTNRTGSNFSRGVAAALLGAVNQRGKLDADIAVLELDEAWAVKFVQKVQPKYSLLLNVMRDQLDRFGEIDTAAGFLEKIAAATTDRVVLNRDDPRVFRIHEKTSAAATYFGLTTELLRLMPTDDSLKTGDAVANESVHADVLLTAVAEQGAEFLINGTRHRTEVALSGVYNLLNAAAALALVRTIVPEASIPVLLDALSKVKPAFGRGETITYNGTSIDLLLVKNPSGFRLSLLSFGKRQRQTMIAINDNYADGRDMSWLWDVDFSVLENVSVVSGVRAYDMALRLSYDEVAVGTVEQDLAKALDEFLAHEPTAPKQIFCSYTAMTTLRRLLSEKTDVEDIS; via the coding sequence ATGATTCGACACATAGTGACAACCGCCATCGGTAAAGCTGTCCGTGGCGGCATGAGATTACGCGGCGGCGGCTCGGCCTTGCCAGGTCTGGTGGTAGAAAAAATTGATTCCGGCTTCATCCCCCGCGCGCTGCAAGATTTGCCCTACGGTGTTGTCGTAGTGTCGGGAACCAACGGCAAAACCACGACAACAAAAATTGTCGTCGAACTGTTGGAAGCGACAGGCCTCAAAGTCTTCACTAACCGTACTGGTAGTAATTTCTCTCGTGGCGTGGCAGCGGCACTGTTAGGCGCTGTTAACCAGCGAGGCAAATTAGACGCTGACATTGCGGTCCTGGAACTGGACGAGGCCTGGGCTGTTAAGTTTGTGCAGAAAGTGCAGCCAAAATATTCACTCCTACTCAACGTCATGCGTGACCAACTTGACCGATTTGGTGAAATAGACACTGCCGCGGGTTTTTTGGAAAAAATTGCAGCCGCTACTACTGACCGCGTGGTCTTGAACCGTGACGATCCGCGAGTCTTCCGCATCCATGAAAAAACCTCAGCAGCAGCAACCTATTTTGGTTTGACGACTGAGCTACTGCGACTGATGCCAACAGATGATTCCCTGAAAACCGGCGATGCTGTAGCGAATGAATCAGTCCACGCAGATGTGCTGTTGACAGCCGTGGCGGAACAAGGGGCTGAGTTTTTGATAAACGGCACACGTCACAGAACTGAAGTCGCGCTTAGTGGTGTATATAACCTTTTGAATGCGGCGGCGGCCTTGGCACTCGTTCGAACCATCGTGCCAGAGGCGTCAATTCCTGTCTTGTTAGATGCGCTGTCAAAAGTCAAACCAGCGTTTGGTCGTGGTGAGACTATCACTTACAATGGTACGTCAATTGATTTACTACTAGTGAAAAATCCCAGCGGCTTTCGACTCAGTCTGCTGTCTTTTGGCAAACGGCAACGCCAGACTATGATCGCCATCAATGATAATTACGCTGACGGTCGCGACATGAGCTGGCTGTGGGATGTTGATTTTTCTGTGCTGGAAAATGTCAGCGTCGTTAGCGGTGTCCGAGCCTATGACATGGCACTGCGGCTAAGCTATGACGAGGTCGCAGTTGGTACTGTCGAACAGGATTTAGCAAAAGCGCTGGATGAATTTTTAGCACACGAGCCGACGGCGCCAAAACAGATTTTTTGTAGCTACACTGCCATGACCACCCTGCGGCGATTGCTCAGCGAAAAAACAGACGTGGAGGATATCTCATGA
- a CDS encoding AAA family ATPase, with product MNIEPVIRYDSQRSQKARFSVRFGDVWHLLLGLCSLAMILLGCWSVIHHGPVGWLFVGMSGPFVMLTIWWQGDLKTAEMSKHPTTLDDVMAADLLGQLSKNPTPQELVMAISKTRAGQFLAVRLGLTPNFLSNIASDDPRMTDAIWQAAIDIWQETDSPKVTGAVVAAAIVKVFPSHDAILASLKLDFQDVLEGIRWYERLKALVEDFKEKPLRTGGIARDWSFGYTPLLSRFAQNLSQQVSGGTIMTRLDAHTDVLDQMLQIFNTGGRQNVALVGPDGVGKSTLIAAFAEMLIDGHKEVPSNLLYQQVFLLDASALISVAGGRGELEQLVTRLLNEAFASKNVILCLENAQLFFEEGVGSVDMSNLLLPVLEAGRLRIILSLDQQRFLQISQRNTQLAHALNTLAVQPTDRAETMKIMRDQLISFEHQFGVTYMLQALNEAYRVGDRYVQDLAMPGRALKVLESTASISKGGLITAQSVDDAAEKTMGIKIAAASGGDEREKLLNLESLIHQRMINQSRAVSVVSDAIRRARAGVRNLDRPIGTFLFLGPTGVGKTELSKALAEVYFGGEGNLVRLDLNEFVRAEDVARLIADGANDPLSLTAQVQKAPFSVVLLDEIEKAHPQVLTTLLQLLDEGILRDEKNREVSFRDCIVIATSNAGADRIREYIERGYQLEQFEQTFINELINANLFRPEFLNRFDEIVLFRPLGKAELLQVIDLILAGVNRTLEPQKIQVAVEPEGKQLLVDAGYDPRLGARPMRRVVQRAVENTVAKQLLAGTVTPGSTTIITAEQIRAAVGEAPSDRQIG from the coding sequence ATGAATATCGAGCCAGTAATTCGCTACGATAGCCAGCGGTCACAAAAAGCACGATTTTCTGTTCGGTTTGGTGATGTGTGGCATTTGCTGCTTGGTCTGTGTAGCCTGGCGATGATTTTGCTGGGCTGCTGGTCAGTGATTCATCACGGACCAGTTGGTTGGCTTTTTGTGGGGATGAGTGGGCCGTTTGTCATGCTGACCATTTGGTGGCAAGGTGACCTTAAAACTGCTGAGATGAGTAAGCATCCGACGACGCTTGATGACGTCATGGCTGCTGATCTGCTGGGTCAATTGAGCAAAAATCCAACACCACAAGAACTAGTGATGGCTATTTCAAAAACTCGGGCTGGTCAATTTTTGGCGGTACGCCTTGGGCTGACGCCGAACTTCCTGAGTAACATTGCGTCCGATGATCCACGGATGACCGACGCCATCTGGCAAGCGGCGATTGACATCTGGCAGGAGACTGATAGTCCCAAGGTGACGGGTGCGGTCGTCGCAGCAGCTATCGTTAAAGTGTTCCCGAGCCACGACGCTATTTTGGCAAGTTTGAAGCTGGATTTTCAGGACGTATTGGAGGGAATTCGCTGGTATGAGCGGCTAAAGGCACTGGTTGAAGATTTCAAAGAAAAACCGCTGCGCACTGGTGGCATAGCGCGGGATTGGTCATTTGGTTATACGCCGCTACTGAGTCGATTTGCTCAAAACCTGAGTCAGCAAGTGTCGGGCGGGACGATCATGACGCGTTTGGATGCACATACTGATGTGCTAGATCAGATGCTACAGATTTTCAATACTGGCGGTCGTCAAAATGTTGCCTTGGTTGGTCCAGATGGCGTCGGCAAAAGCACGCTCATCGCGGCATTTGCAGAAATGCTAATCGATGGACATAAGGAAGTGCCGTCCAATTTGCTATATCAGCAAGTCTTCTTGCTGGATGCGTCAGCGTTGATTTCTGTAGCTGGCGGTCGTGGTGAATTGGAGCAGTTAGTAACGAGACTGCTCAATGAAGCGTTTGCCTCAAAAAATGTCATCTTGTGTTTGGAAAATGCTCAGCTGTTTTTTGAAGAGGGTGTTGGCTCGGTTGACATGAGTAATCTGCTACTGCCTGTTTTGGAAGCGGGTCGTCTACGCATCATTTTGTCCTTAGATCAACAGCGATTTTTGCAGATTTCCCAACGTAACACCCAGCTGGCTCATGCGCTAAATACGCTAGCAGTCCAGCCGACAGATCGTGCTGAAACCATGAAAATTATGCGCGACCAATTGATTTCCTTTGAACATCAGTTTGGCGTGACGTACATGTTGCAGGCGCTCAATGAAGCGTATCGAGTTGGTGACCGCTACGTCCAAGATTTAGCCATGCCAGGGCGAGCATTGAAAGTATTAGAATCAACCGCCAGTATTTCCAAAGGTGGTCTCATCACCGCGCAGTCAGTGGATGATGCGGCGGAAAAAACCATGGGCATCAAGATCGCTGCGGCTTCTGGTGGCGATGAACGTGAAAAGTTGTTAAATCTTGAGTCATTGATTCACCAGCGCATGATCAACCAATCACGTGCCGTTTCGGTGGTGTCCGACGCCATCCGTCGAGCGCGCGCTGGCGTGAGAAATCTTGATCGCCCCATCGGTACTTTCCTGTTTTTGGGGCCAACTGGTGTTGGTAAAACTGAGTTGTCAAAAGCCTTGGCAGAAGTATACTTTGGGGGCGAGGGTAATCTGGTACGACTGGACCTGAACGAATTTGTTCGCGCTGAAGATGTGGCTCGTTTGATCGCTGATGGTGCGAATGATCCGCTGAGTTTGACGGCTCAGGTGCAAAAAGCGCCGTTTTCGGTGGTGCTGCTCGATGAGATAGAAAAGGCGCATCCACAAGTGCTGACGACGTTGCTGCAGCTGCTTGACGAAGGTATTTTGCGTGATGAGAAAAACCGGGAAGTTAGTTTTCGCGACTGTATCGTCATTGCGACGTCAAATGCTGGTGCTGACCGCATCCGTGAATACATTGAGCGTGGCTATCAGCTGGAGCAATTTGAACAAACTTTCATCAATGAACTAATCAACGCCAATTTGTTCCGCCCCGAGTTCCTGAACCGATTTGATGAAATTGTGTTGTTCCGCCCGCTAGGCAAAGCTGAACTATTGCAAGTTATCGACTTGATTTTGGCGGGAGTTAACCGTACACTTGAGCCTCAGAAAATTCAAGTGGCCGTTGAGCCCGAAGGTAAACAGCTGCTCGTTGATGCTGGATACGACCCACGTCTTGGTGCGCGACCTATGCGACGCGTTGTGCAGCGCGCTGTCGAAAATACTGTTGCCAAGCAGCTGTTGGCAGGCACAGTTACGCCAGGTAGTACAACCATCATTACTGCTGAGCAGATTCGCGCGGCAGTAGGTGAAGCCCCGAGCGATCGTCAAATCGGGTAG